From the Falsiruegeria litorea R37 genome, the window TCGAACTCGCCGTTGCGCTGATGATCAAACAGCACCGGCGGCAGATCCGCGGCAAACTCGACCAGTGTGAACCGCGCGTCCCGCAAGACCGCAAGGCTTGCGTCACTGGGGCCAACACCAAGCGCCTTTTCCCAATGGGTCGGCGCGATGGGATCGGCGACATCAAGCTCGGAAAAGGTGTAAGTCCGCCAACTTGCGGGCTCATTGCCCGCTAAAAGCGGCAACAATGAGCGCCCATCCATCGCATTTGGCACCTCTTGCCCCACCCATTCCAGGATTGTGGGCGTGATGTCGATGGATTCCGTTGGGCGCTCAACTTTCGTCCCGGCCCGCGCCGTATTTTCCGGCTGCCGGATGATTAGCGGCACGTGGTAAGATGCGTCATAAAAGCTCGACTTGCCCCAACAATGCCGATCCCCCAACATCTCGCCATGATCTGCGGTCACGATCAGCAAGGTGTCGTCGTATTGACCGCTGTCCTTGAGAAACGAGATGATACGCCCAATATGCGCGTCCACCTCACTCGCCAAACCCAGATAGATCGCGCGCAGCGTCTGGATGGTCTCATCCGTGGCCTCAAGATCCGGGAAGCCCTGCACAAAAGTGGCGGGCGAAGCATTGGCCATGGAAGGAGAGCAGAACGGATGCACTCCGGCTTCGTCATCTTGGGTCGCCAGCCGGGACGGCATCGGCAAAGACGTCGGATCATACATCCGATTGTACGGCGCAGGTGCTACCAGAGGCGGATGCGGGCGGATGTACGTAAGATGCGCGAACCAGCTGTGATCATCATATCCCGGCATCGTCGCCAGAAAGCGGTCAGTCAGAAAGGCCGTATCGCTGTCCTCGGCTCGATACAGCGCGGGGTCATCAATCTTTGGCACCTCACCTGCTGGAGAGACGGGTTCATACACGTCCTCGTACTGATCAAAGTGGTACCCTTTGGATTTCAGGTGCGACCGCCAAGGATAGGACATCTCGAGGCGCATCTCGACCATCTCTTGGAACCCGGCCATCTGGTGTTCATACGTCCTCACCGCAGGGTCTTTTGGATGAAAGGCACGCGGGTCTTGCGAGGTGTCGGTGTAGCCAAAGAGCATGGGCGTATAGCCCGCCTTGCGCATCTCGGACGCGATTGTGGGCGTGTCATGACGCAATGGCGTTCCGTTGCGGACCGACCGATGGTTCATCGCATATTGCCCGGTCAAAAGGGACGCGCGCGACGGCCCACAGGGGTTCACGACCGAGTAATGGCGTTGAAAGGTGACCGCCTCGTCCATCAAGCCACGTAAGTTCGGCAAATCGACATGCTGCGCCAACGGGCCAAAGACACAATCTGCGCGCAGCTGGTCAATGACGATGAACAGAACATTCTTGCGGTTTTCCATCACGATCTCTCACCCTTCAAGAGTTGCCCCACATAAACGCCAT encodes:
- a CDS encoding alkaline phosphatase family protein → MENRKNVLFIVIDQLRADCVFGPLAQHVDLPNLRGLMDEAVTFQRHYSVVNPCGPSRASLLTGQYAMNHRSVRNGTPLRHDTPTIASEMRKAGYTPMLFGYTDTSQDPRAFHPKDPAVRTYEHQMAGFQEMVEMRLEMSYPWRSHLKSKGYHFDQYEDVYEPVSPAGEVPKIDDPALYRAEDSDTAFLTDRFLATMPGYDDHSWFAHLTYIRPHPPLVAPAPYNRMYDPTSLPMPSRLATQDDEAGVHPFCSPSMANASPATFVQGFPDLEATDETIQTLRAIYLGLASEVDAHIGRIISFLKDSGQYDDTLLIVTADHGEMLGDRHCWGKSSFYDASYHVPLIIRQPENTARAGTKVERPTESIDITPTILEWVGQEVPNAMDGRSLLPLLAGNEPASWRTYTFSELDVADPIAPTHWEKALGVGPSDASLAVLRDARFTLVEFAADLPPVLFDHQRNGEFENLAQHPDYQGDRARLTRTMLRHRMRNADHTLSMTMITPEGPKSGRR